In Macadamia integrifolia cultivar HAES 741 chromosome 1, SCU_Mint_v3, whole genome shotgun sequence, a single window of DNA contains:
- the LOC122069615 gene encoding uncharacterized protein LOC122069615 → MAENRRNSEEADDDGGAREDLYRGSAPQETIAMGGVNSDALRPNRSYAKVVGNASWPAIDSLPEPIQAGEIRRIIIPQQDYESKRQSFRFALIGRVDFRVISFDALRKEAADKWNLSQRVSMHPLRKGFVIFQFQCEGDKAAVWRRSPMKIGSQLIRFQHWKPDFNIHVKQTWSKLIWIRFPDLPLEYWHENVLLSIAKAVGRPVALDRHTKQGLMGHYARVLVEIDTTETASRIEEVQVECLEPGTTRVFGFRQRVQYEDDISRRGFCKRLGHKVGECRSKRLEDEKQAAMDRSASVPGAVYIEDRVDSVRVASHSGRTPIVETVPHDPLSIIAASPANHAAGKEGHDLNETPINCGDISVRPSNSDLNNYVAGSGSDSEEVDSADPSGHESSSDSTENSVENEREEDAPAVRELPPRPTRKGRASKGRGALSSLRGVRNVSSTRSSPENGVLQHGSFLSSSRRDGRTASHYQEMEKIDNALYAREKGMVVSSKEGNKKKKKAGQTSLTFVHANCFKVKRRELWSKLGLVVNPNLPWSVIGDFNATLLFNEKRGPGRFNANSAADFQSMVDTCLLLQVPSQGKKFTWTNNGRRGNVAAVLDRSFYNSKWLDMFKSTLQRVLLRSSSNHAPILVVSDSIARPGNIPCRFNNFWMEHDLFENVIQDVWNQEISGNPIFILSQKLKRVKLYIKPWGRKKFPNIDNEVKKASNHLNSVHQEIEAAGMSDDLFGREADAKTALLKATQLQDNLWAQKAKQRWMKDGDKNSKFFHLSVKMRRARNQIRTLQNADGE, encoded by the exons ATGGCAGAGAATAGGAGGAATAGCGAAGAAGCAGATGATGATGGTGGGGCTCGTGAGGATCTGTATAGAGGTTCTGCGCCCCAAGAAACCATTGCTATGGGTGGAGTAAACTCAGATGCACTGAGACCCAACCGCTCCTATGCTAAGGTGGTAGGGAATGCATCATGGCCTGCGATCGACTCTCTTCCAGAACCGATTCAAGCAGGGGAGATTAGAAGAATCATAATCCCTCAACAGGATTACGAATCTAAGAGGCAGTCTTTCCGATTTGCCCTTATTGGAAGGGTCGATTTCAGAGTTATTTCTTTTGATGCTCTAAGAAAGGAGGCCGCAGACAAATGGAACCTAAGCCAGAGGGTTTCTATGCATCCCCTTAGAAAGGGTTTTGTTATCTTCCAATTTCAATGTGAAGGGGATAAGGCGGCAGTATGGAGAAGAAGCCCTATGAAAATAGGATCGCAACTCATTCGTTTCCAACACTGGAAACCGGACTTCAACATCCATGTTAAGCAGACCTGGTCCAAGCTAATCTGGATACGATTTCCCGACCTCCCCttagaatattggcatgagaatgttCTTTTATCCATTGCAAAAGCTGTGGGGAGACCTGTTGCCTTGGATCGCCATACCAAGCAGGGATTAATGGGTCACTATGCTAGAGTACTGGTTGAAATCGATACTACTGAAACTGCATCTCGCATAGAGGAGGTTCAAGTTGAATGTCTCGAACCTGGTACAACGAGAGTTTTTGGATTCAGACAACGAGTCCAGTATGAAGATGACATTAGTCGACGTGGCTTCTGTAAGAGGTTGGGACATAAGGTGGGAGAATGTAGATCTAAGAGGCTTGAAGATGAAAAACAAGCTGCTATGGACAGGTCGGCCTCTGTACCTGGTGCAGTCTACATTGAAGATAGAGTGGACTCGGTCCGAGTTGCGTCTCACTCGGGTAGAACGCCCATTGTGGAAACCGTTCCTCATGATCCTCTTTCCATCATAGCAGCTTCACCTGCCAATCATGCAGCTGGGAAGGAGGGCCACGATTTGAAT GAAACTCCAATAAATTGTGGAGATATCTCTGTCCGCCCCTCtaattcagatttgaataacTATGTGGCTGGATCCGGGTCGGACTCTGAGGAAGTGGATAGTGCAGACCCGTCGGGTCATGAGAGTTCATCTGATTCTACAGAGAACTCGGTGgaaaatgagagggaggaggatGCCCCTGCTGTCAGGGAACTTCCACCTAGGCCAACAAGAAAGGGCAGAGCTTCCAAAGGTCGTGGAGCATTGTCTTCGCTGAGGGGAGTTAGAAACGTTTCTTCAACTCGTTCCTCGCCAGAGAATGGGGTTTTGCAGCATGGTAGCTTCCTCAGCTCTTCCAGAAGGGATGGTAGAACGGCTTCTCATTatcaggagatggagaagatagaTAATGCCCTTTATGCCCGAGAAAAGGGAATGGTTGTTTCTTCAAAAGAaggcaacaaaaaaaagaagaaagcaggCCAGACTA GCCTAACCTTTGTACACGCTAATTGTTTTAAGGTCAAACGGAGAGAGCTTTGGTCGAAGCTAGGTTTGGTGGTGAATCCAAATCTGCCCTGGTCGGTGATAGGTGATTTCAATGCTACCCTTCTTTTCAATGAGAAAAGGGGTCCAGGGAGATTTAATGCAAACTCAGCTGCCGATTTCCAATCTATGGTGGATACTTGTCTTTTGTTACAAGTACCCTCGCAAGGTAAGAAGTTTACTTGGACTAACAATGGCCGGCGAGGTAATGTAGCTGCGGTCCTCGACCGAAGTTTCTACAATAGTAAATGGTTGGATATGTTTAAAAGTACTCTTCAAAGGGTCCTTCTAAGGTCATCCTCTAATCATGCTCCCATTCTAGTTGTGTCAGATTCGATCGCCCGACCAGGTAACATCCCTTGtagatttaataatttttggatggagcatgATCTTTTTGAGAATGTAATTCAAGATGTGTGGAACCAGGAAATATCtggaaatccaatttttattctttctcagAAACTTAAGCGAGTTAAGCTGTATATCAAGCcttggggaagaaaaaaatttcccaatATTGATAACGAAGTTAAAAAAGCTTCTAATCACCTAAATTCTGTTCATCAAGAAATTGAGGCTGCAGGGATGTCAGATGACCTTTTTGGTCGCGAGGCTGATGCCAAAACAGCGCTGTTGAAAGCCACACAGTTGCAGGATAATCTATGGGCTCAAAAAGCTAAGCAGAGGTGGATGAAAGATGGGgacaaaaattcaaagttctttcATCTATCAGTGAAAATGCGACGGGCTCGAAATCAAATCCGCACTTTGCAGAATGCTGATGGGGAGTGA